ATATTTTGTAATAGGTTAGCATCGGCAAAAGATTCTAGGTTCAATTTGCTAAGTAAATCGCTAAATCCCTGCTCGATTGCGGTCAAGTCTGGCTGAGGCGACGGTGTTGTCTTGAGATAATCATCAATGTTCTGCTGTAGGTCAAATTTACCCAAAGCAGCCTGTAATTCTTGTTTAATCAGGTCTGATGCTGCTGCTTCAGTCAAAAGGTCTGAAGTTGCTGATTCTGTTCCTGGAATCGCCAGCGCGATCGCTTTAATTAGTTGACGCAACTTTGTCGTTAGCGAACCGAATATCCAACCCGTAACCGAATCTACCGCACTATAGCTCGCCCAAATTAAAATCAGGAAGTAAATTGAGCAAATAACAATCCCTAAAGTTGCTCCTGAAATAGGATCCCTAGCAGTACTAAACCTGACAGCCAAAAAACAAGCAATAAATAAGACTGAGTTTAGGGTAAGTAAGATTCCTAATCCTGCGAAAAAGCTAATATTAACGCCGATTCCACCGCTTTCGGACTGAGAGGATTCAGCGGCTTTTGATGAAGCTTGGGGTCGATATTTAAGCAGCGAGATACCTAATGCCAATCCCAAATTAGTCAGCAAAAACTGAACAACAAAAGCAGTCAGTAATCCTACTATCACTGCCACTACAATCTGAGTCCCTACTGAAGCAGGAGGAATGTACGAAATTGCCAACCATATTTGGGGATACATAACTATACTCTTGAGCGAACGGATTTAGTATTAAGGCAACAAAACTCAGCTAACTACGATTTTGAAGACATTACTTACTAGGTTATGCCACTAGAATTAGAATTAGGATAATATTAGCGAAAATCTTTATTCGGGATTTATTTTCTCTTAAGCAGCCTTGACATCAGCAGCAAGATTAGTAGCGATCGCTCTATCATTTAACGTTAGCAGATCCAACAATCAAACATCAACAAATGAAAATAGCGATCGCACAACTCAACCCCACCATCGGCGATATAACCAATAACGCCCAACAAATAATTACTGCTGCTAATACCGCAGCTAAACAAAACGTGCGTTTGTTACTTACCCCTGAATTATCTTTGTGTGGTTATCCACCCAGAGACTTGTTGCTTTATTCTGACTTTGTGGAGTCGATGGCGCAGCAGTTAAAAGCGATCGCTAGGGAATTACCAGATAAGATTGCTGTCTTGGTTGGCACTGTAGAAACAAATCCTCATGCAGACTCCAAAGGACAAAAACCTTTATACAACAGCATGGCTTTATTGGCTGAGGGAGAAATAAAGCAGATTTTTCATAAGCGTTTGTTGCCTACCTATGATGTGTTTGATGAGGATCGTTATTTTGAACCTGGATATGAAGCCAATTATTTTACCTTGGACGATCTAAAGGTCGGCGTGAGCATCTGTGAAGACCTATGGAATGATGAACGGTTTTGGGGGAAACGCAGCTATGAAGTTAATCCCATTGAAGAATTGGCACAGTTAGGGGTAGATATAATTGTTAACCTGTCAGCTTCTCCCTATAGCGTTGGTAAACAGAAGTTAAGAGAAGCGATGCTACATCATGCAGCTACAGCTTATCAAAAGCCCATTTTGTATGCCAATCAGGTTGGGGGTAATGACGATCTGATTTTCGATGGTAATAGCGTGATGTTTAATCGTGCAGGGGAATTAGTCACTCATGCTCAAAGTTTTGATACAGACTTGGTGGTAGTGGAGTTGGATCAGTTGCTGTCTTCTTCTAAAGGAGACTGGGTGGCTGAGAGACTGGGTGACAAAGATAGCAATGAAGAGATATTTTCCGCGTTGGTGTTAGGAGTCAAAGACTATGCCAGGAAATGTGGTTTTAGTCAGGCTATCTTAGGCTTGAGTGGGGGTATAGATTCAGCTTTGGTAGCTGCGATCGCATCTCAGGCTTTGGGTGCAGAAAATGTATTCGGGGTACTAATGCCGTCTCCCTATAGTTCAGATCATTCCGTTAGCGATGCGATGGATTTGGTTAATAGTTTGGGGATAAAAAGCCAGCAGTTAGCCATCAAGCCAGGGATGGACGCTTATGATACTATTCTCGATCCTTTGTTTGCGGGGACAGAATTTGGCATTGCCGAAGAAAATATCCAGTCGCGGATACGGGGTAATTTGCTAATGGCGATCGCCAATAAGTTTGGTTATTTGCTGCTTTCTACGGGTAACAAGTCCGAAATGGCTGTTGGTTACTGTACTCTTTATGGCGATATGAATGGTGGCTTGGCGGTAATTGCTGATGTGCCAAAGACAAGGGTGTTTAAACTGTGTCGCTGGCTCAATCGCGATTGCGAAGCTAGCCGAAGGCATCGCCAAGTAATCCCCGTCAATATAATTACTAAGCCTCCCAGTGCCGAATTAAAGCCAGAACAAAAAGACTCTGATTCTTTGCCACCTTATGAAATACTAGACGATATACTTGAGCGCATTATTTGTCTACATCAATCAACCGCCGACATTGTTAAGGCTGGACACGACACAGAAACAGTAGCTAAAGTAATGAAATTAGTTATCCGTGCAGAGTTTAAACGCCGTCAAGCCCCTCCAGGAATCAAGATTACCGATCGCGCCTTCGGTACTGGCTGGCGGATGCCCATTGCCAAGAAGCTAAAAGCTAATAGCGGGGAGACCCCCTAAAGGGTTCGACAGTTCCTTCGCCCTCAGCAGTCGCTCTTTGTTGGAAACCAACAAGACCGCGCTGCTTCGCAAGTCGGGGAACCCGCCCAACGGACTGTCTCACCGCGTCGCCGTTAGGCGCAAGGGAACGCTCACCAAGACGCTAATAGCTACAAACAGAAATACATTGTACGTCATTAATTAAATCAGCAACGCCGATTTATGAACCTGCAAAAATCACTGATTAAGCAACAAAAGCTAACTCCGTATTTGTTTTTGCTACCGGCGATCGCTTTACTAGGATTAACGGTATTTTTACCGGCAATGTTAGCTTTTGCCCTTAGCTTTACTCAGATGTACGATCTGACTCAATTTCCTGAGTGGATTGGTTTAGCTAATTTTCGGAAACTGTGGCAAGACAAAGTATTTTGGCAAATCGCTATTAATACATTGCTATATTTAGTAGGAGTAGTACCAATTTTGGTAATTGCACCATTAGGGTTGGCAATTCTCGTTAATCAAAAATTGCGAGGCATAAATTGGTTTCGCACGGCTTTTTATGCTCCTGTAGTAATTTCCATGATTGTTGCTGGAATCGCTTGGAAAGCTCTTTATACGCAAAATGGATTACTCAATCAGTTTCTTCAGCAGCTTGGCTTGGCAGAAGGTATTCCTTGGCTAACCGATCCCAAATTAGCCCTCTGGAGCGTTATGGTGGTAACTATTTGGAAAGGACTAGGTTACTA
This DNA window, taken from Pleurocapsa sp. FMAR1, encodes the following:
- a CDS encoding carbohydrate ABC transporter permease, with product MNLQKSLIKQQKLTPYLFLLPAIALLGLTVFLPAMLAFALSFTQMYDLTQFPEWIGLANFRKLWQDKVFWQIAINTLLYLVGVVPILVIAPLGLAILVNQKLRGINWFRTAFYAPVVISMIVAGIAWKALYTQNGLLNQFLQQLGLAEGIPWLTDPKLALWSVMVVTIWKGLGYYMVIYLAGLQSISTELYEAAAIDGSDSWKKHLDITIPLMRPYLFLVAVISAISATKVFEEIYVMTKGGPGNSSKTVVYYLYDKAFGYDYDISYANTIGLVLFLSILGLSIINLKLTNN
- a CDS encoding NAD+ synthase — its product is MKIAIAQLNPTIGDITNNAQQIITAANTAAKQNVRLLLTPELSLCGYPPRDLLLYSDFVESMAQQLKAIARELPDKIAVLVGTVETNPHADSKGQKPLYNSMALLAEGEIKQIFHKRLLPTYDVFDEDRYFEPGYEANYFTLDDLKVGVSICEDLWNDERFWGKRSYEVNPIEELAQLGVDIIVNLSASPYSVGKQKLREAMLHHAATAYQKPILYANQVGGNDDLIFDGNSVMFNRAGELVTHAQSFDTDLVVVELDQLLSSSKGDWVAERLGDKDSNEEIFSALVLGVKDYARKCGFSQAILGLSGGIDSALVAAIASQALGAENVFGVLMPSPYSSDHSVSDAMDLVNSLGIKSQQLAIKPGMDAYDTILDPLFAGTEFGIAEENIQSRIRGNLLMAIANKFGYLLLSTGNKSEMAVGYCTLYGDMNGGLAVIADVPKTRVFKLCRWLNRDCEASRRHRQVIPVNIITKPPSAELKPEQKDSDSLPPYEILDDILERIICLHQSTADIVKAGHDTETVAKVMKLVIRAEFKRRQAPPGIKITDRAFGTGWRMPIAKKLKANSGETP